Proteins encoded together in one Synechococcus sp. BL107 window:
- a CDS encoding ABC transporter ATP-binding protein, translated as MRTPSQAGFRRLLPLLRPHLRQLTWGAFCMVVFVSSQLVLMSLMGRLLPDVGSGDLQRILPVIGLVLLVFAIQKIAQFGQDSLLAGPALQVSQSLRRDLFQRLQRVQLGALEKMSSGDLTYRLTEDADRVSEVIYKTLHDSIPSALQLVAVLGYMLLLDWKLTVAILLLAPFVAWLISVFGARVMAATERSQKKVSELAGLLGEAIEGLPLVRAFAAEPWLERRFEDEIDQHRLARYNTYRLVALQHPVVGIIEVLGFATVLVLAAIRISSGDLEITGLITYLTGLVLLIDPIAHVTANYNEFQQGQSSLRRLREIEQEPSEPDDPIPALPLGRLRGDLTFRQVQFSYTPGQPVLQNLNLTIRAGQVVALVGPSGAGKTTLFSLLLRFNCVDQGQLLFDGKDLSRVRARDLRQQVALVPQRSSVFSGTIADAIRFGRDCSQEDLLQAAKLANAHDFIVQLPDGYDTRLQERGTNVSGGQLQRIAIARAVLGNPAVMLLDEATSALDAEAEAAVQLGLKQAMAGRTVLVIAHRLATVQEADQIVLMERGSIVDVGTHDVLMQRGGRYRELCEKQFIRDLQSG; from the coding sequence ATGCGGACTCCCTCTCAAGCTGGTTTTCGGCGATTGCTGCCGTTGTTGCGCCCCCATTTGCGTCAACTGACCTGGGGAGCGTTCTGCATGGTGGTTTTCGTTAGCAGCCAATTGGTGCTGATGAGCTTGATGGGTCGCCTTCTTCCTGATGTGGGATCTGGCGATTTGCAGCGAATTTTGCCGGTGATCGGCTTGGTTCTGTTGGTGTTCGCGATTCAAAAAATCGCCCAATTTGGGCAAGATTCGCTCCTGGCAGGGCCGGCCTTGCAGGTCAGCCAGTCTCTTCGGCGAGACCTATTTCAACGCTTGCAACGGGTGCAGCTCGGTGCCTTGGAAAAAATGTCGTCTGGCGACCTCACCTATCGACTCACGGAGGATGCCGACCGGGTGAGTGAGGTGATCTATAAAACACTCCACGACAGCATTCCCAGTGCTTTGCAGCTGGTGGCAGTGCTGGGATACATGCTTTTGTTGGATTGGAAATTAACCGTTGCGATCCTGCTTCTCGCACCCTTTGTTGCTTGGCTGATCAGCGTGTTTGGGGCGAGGGTGATGGCGGCCACAGAACGCAGTCAGAAAAAAGTCAGCGAACTGGCTGGATTGTTAGGCGAAGCGATCGAAGGGTTGCCGTTGGTGCGGGCTTTTGCAGCTGAACCTTGGCTTGAGCGTCGTTTTGAAGATGAGATTGATCAGCATCGATTGGCGCGTTACAACACCTATCGCCTTGTGGCCTTGCAACATCCCGTGGTGGGCATCATCGAGGTGCTGGGATTCGCCACGGTATTGGTGTTGGCTGCCATCAGAATCAGCAGTGGCGACCTTGAAATTACTGGGCTGATTACCTACCTCACTGGCCTGGTGCTGCTGATTGATCCAATCGCCCACGTCACCGCGAACTACAACGAGTTTCAGCAAGGCCAGTCGTCGTTAAGGCGTCTACGGGAGATCGAACAGGAACCCTCAGAACCTGATGATCCAATCCCGGCGTTGCCGCTGGGTCGATTACGTGGAGACCTCACTTTTAGGCAAGTTCAGTTTTCGTACACCCCAGGGCAACCCGTTCTTCAAAACCTCAACCTCACTATTCGTGCTGGACAGGTGGTGGCCTTAGTGGGCCCTTCTGGCGCAGGCAAAACAACTCTCTTTTCATTGTTGCTTCGATTCAACTGTGTGGATCAAGGACAGCTTCTGTTTGATGGCAAGGATTTAAGTCGGGTTCGTGCTCGCGACTTACGCCAACAGGTGGCGCTTGTTCCCCAACGCAGCAGTGTGTTTTCGGGAACCATCGCAGATGCGATTCGCTTTGGTCGGGATTGCAGCCAAGAGGATCTTCTCCAGGCCGCCAAACTCGCCAATGCCCACGACTTCATTGTTCAACTGCCGGATGGCTACGACACCCGCCTTCAAGAGCGGGGAACCAATGTGTCGGGTGGTCAGCTCCAGCGCATCGCGATCGCGAGAGCCGTGCTTGGGAACCCAGCTGTGATGTTGTTGGATGAGGCCACGAGCGCGTTGGACGCTGAGGCGGAGGCCGCTGTTCAGCTTGGCTTAAAACAGGCCATGGCAGGACGAACTGTGCTGGTCATTGCCCACCGTCTTGCCACGGTTCAGGAGGCTGATCAAATCGTTTTAATGGAGCGTGGCTCCATTGTTGATGTGGGAACCCACGACGTGTTGATGCAGCGCGGTGGTCGTTATCGAGAGCTTTGTGAGAAGCAGTTCATTCGTGATCTGCAGAGTGGCTAA
- a CDS encoding RNA-binding S4 domain-containing protein, with amino-acid sequence MKLDQFLKWKGWVSTGGEAKQRIQMGEVTVNDAVETRRGRQLSAGDRVVLAGEESVVES; translated from the coding sequence ATGAAGCTGGATCAGTTCCTGAAATGGAAAGGCTGGGTCTCCACTGGTGGAGAGGCCAAACAACGCATCCAGATGGGTGAAGTAACGGTGAATGATGCGGTTGAAACCCGTCGAGGACGTCAGCTATCCGCTGGCGATCGGGTTGTGCTTGCTGGCGAGGAGTCTGTTGTGGAGAGTTAA
- the tpiA gene encoding triose-phosphate isomerase, translated as MRRPVIAGNWKMHMTCAQAREFMAAFLPLVADMPNDRDLVLAPPFTALSTMAELCKNSPVALSSQNVHWEGSGAFTGEISPSMLKEHGVTYTIVGHSEPRKYFSESDEQINHRARSSQANGLIPIVCVGESDEQRERGEAERVIRRQIEQGLEGLDADLLVVAYEPIWAIGTGKTCEAAEANRICGLIRSWVGSPDLVIQYGGSVKGGNIDELMGMSDIDGVLVGGASLQPDGFARIANYNVA; from the coding sequence GTGCGCAGACCGGTGATCGCTGGCAACTGGAAGATGCACATGACCTGTGCCCAGGCCAGGGAGTTCATGGCTGCCTTCCTACCGCTTGTGGCGGACATGCCAAACGACCGTGATCTGGTGTTAGCTCCACCGTTCACAGCCCTGTCCACCATGGCTGAGCTCTGCAAGAACAGTCCCGTTGCACTTTCCAGTCAGAACGTGCACTGGGAGGGTTCAGGAGCCTTCACCGGCGAAATCTCTCCATCCATGCTTAAGGAGCATGGGGTGACCTACACCATCGTTGGACATAGCGAACCGCGGAAATATTTCAGTGAAAGTGACGAGCAAATCAACCACCGAGCCCGTTCGTCCCAGGCCAATGGTCTGATTCCAATTGTCTGCGTGGGCGAGTCGGACGAGCAACGGGAGCGTGGTGAAGCGGAACGCGTGATTCGCCGGCAAATCGAGCAGGGGCTGGAAGGGCTCGATGCCGATCTTCTGGTGGTGGCCTATGAGCCGATCTGGGCCATTGGCACTGGAAAAACCTGCGAAGCCGCTGAAGCGAATCGCATTTGCGGCTTGATCCGCAGCTGGGTGGGGTCCCCTGATCTCGTCATTCAATACGGCGGGTCTGTGAAGGGAGGCAACATTGACGAGCTCATGGGGATGAGTGATATCGATGGCGTTCTCGTGGGTGGCGCATCACTTCAACCCGATGGTTTCGCACGCATTGCCAACTACAACGTCGCTTAA
- the folP gene encoding dihydropteroate synthase yields the protein MVSHALPTTTSLNSAPWPPAWRARTAVMGVINITPDSFSDGGRFLESQYAVEEAQRQLKLGADVLDLGAQSTRPGAEEVGAEEECRRLLPALIAIRRQCPEALISVDTFLAPVASAALEAGANWVNDVSGGRRDPELLDVVAQAQCPVVLMHSRGNSKTMDQLTDYRDITTDVRSGLQQCTEAALQAGVQPSKIIWDPGLGFAKTHEQNLQLLRELEQLNQDGFPLLLGPSRKRFIGDVLDEPRPKARLWGTAAVACRCAQAKAAIVRVHDVGPIAQTLRMASALW from the coding sequence ATGGTTTCGCACGCATTGCCAACTACAACGTCGCTTAATTCCGCGCCCTGGCCGCCGGCCTGGCGAGCACGGACCGCTGTGATGGGGGTGATCAACATCACCCCTGATTCCTTCAGCGATGGCGGTCGATTTTTAGAGTCGCAATACGCCGTCGAAGAAGCGCAGAGGCAACTCAAGCTTGGAGCTGATGTTCTTGACCTTGGCGCACAAAGCACGCGACCTGGTGCGGAGGAGGTAGGAGCCGAGGAAGAATGCCGCCGCCTCCTTCCCGCACTCATTGCGATTCGGCGTCAGTGCCCAGAGGCACTGATCTCTGTGGATACATTTTTGGCACCGGTTGCCTCAGCTGCCCTCGAAGCAGGAGCGAACTGGGTGAACGATGTCAGCGGGGGGCGTCGAGATCCAGAGCTGCTTGACGTAGTCGCTCAAGCCCAATGTCCGGTTGTTTTGATGCACAGCCGAGGTAACAGCAAAACCATGGATCAACTCACCGACTACCGGGATATCACCACCGACGTGCGGTCGGGATTGCAGCAATGCACCGAGGCTGCGCTTCAGGCGGGGGTGCAACCATCGAAAATCATCTGGGATCCGGGCCTGGGTTTTGCCAAAACCCACGAGCAGAACCTGCAATTGCTGCGCGAACTCGAACAGCTCAATCAAGACGGCTTTCCGCTTTTACTCGGCCCATCCCGCAAACGCTTCATTGGGGATGTGCTCGATGAGCCAAGGCCCAAAGCCCGTCTATGGGGCACAGCTGCGGTGGCCTGCCGCTGCGCTCAGGCCAAAGCGGCGATTGTTCGTGTGCATGATGTGGGGCCAATCGCCCAAACGCTGCGCATGGCCTCTGCACTTTGGTGA